In Pyrus communis chromosome 1, drPyrComm1.1, whole genome shotgun sequence, the following are encoded in one genomic region:
- the LOC137715819 gene encoding uncharacterized protein, whose translation MDSQKSRAMGTERTAINRRKSNRERKMALQQDVDKLKKKLRHEENVHRALERAFTRPLGALPRLPPYLPSHTLELLAEVAVLEEEVVRLEEQVVNFRQGLYQQAVYLSSNRSVETSNDSIEQTPVRVSKHQRSKSMSHNEFMSAASASRIPPSLARCASSRRMMSTHHIVSDRIGNCSSRQVNGKQTPRKPNSITPIAEDGRGKENRLCSNAVKDKQSPDKKTAKIVTPVKKTPPKHESVAKCSDVLKLELECRLVDQERAHESSSSSSDDRDPDADVTPNKLSEDIVKCLSSIFVRMSSLKDKGEEVRSSRSTLSAHAANGEMGFQDPYGICLEFRNIDVGPYKHLHSIDIGSVDLNRTTSTLILMHRLKFLLGKLATVNLEGLNHQQKLAFWINTYNSCMMKAFLEHGIPETPEMVVGLMQKATIGVGGHSLNAITIEHFILRLPYHLKFTCPKAAKNDEMKARSVFGLEWSEPLVTFALSCGSWSSPTVRVYSAAHVEEELEAAKREYIQAAVGISKINKLIIPKLLDWYLLDFAKDLESLVDWVCMQLPNELRNEVVQCLEGRGREEPFSQMVQIMPYNFSFRLLLQR comes from the exons ATGGATTCTCAGAAGAGCAGAGCAATGGGCACTGAGAGAACGGCAATCAATCGGCGCAAATCGAACCGTGAAAGAAAAATGGCATTGCAGCAAGAT GTTGATAAGCTGAAGAAGAAGCTCAGACATGAAGAGAACGTCCACAGAGCATTGGAGAGGGCTTTTACAAGACCATTGGGAGCTCTGCCTCGTCTTCCTCCTTATCTCCCTTCACAT ACTTTAGAACTTCTAGCTGAAGTAGCTGTTTTAGAAGAGGAGGTTGTTCGGCTCGAAGAGCAGGTTGTGAATTTTAGACAAGGTCTCTATCAGCAAGCTGTGTATCTGTCCTCCAACAGGAGTGTCGAAACTTCGAATGATTCGATTGAGCAGACCCCGGTTCGAGTCTCTAAACATCAGAGGTCAAAATCTATGTCACATAATGAGTTCATGTCAGCCGCATCAGCCAGCAGGATTCCACCTTCGCTTGCTCGATGCGCTTCGAGCAGAAGGATGATGTCCACTCATCATATCGTCTCTGATCGAATAGGGAATTGTTCTAGTAGGCAAGTCAATGGAAAACAAACTCCCAGGAAACCCAATTCCATAACACCAATTGCAGAAGATGGTAGAGGAAAAGAGAATCGGTTATGCTCTAATGCGGTGAAGGATAAGCAATCTCCTGACAAGAAAACTGCTAAAATTGTAACCCCAGTAAAGAAAACACCTCCAAAACATGAATCCGTGGCAAAGTGTTCGGACGTGTTGAAGTTAGAG CTAGAATGCAGATTAGTAGACCAGGAAAGAGCACATGAGAGTTCATCTAGTTCTTCGGATGATAGGGATCCGGATGCTGATGTCACTCCTAATAAATTGTCCGAGGATATTGTGAAGTGTTTGTCCAGCATTTTTGTGAGGATGAGCAGTTTGAAGGACAAGGGAGAGGAAGTGCGAAGTTCTAGATCAACATTATCTGCTCATGCAGCAAATGGAGAGATGGGATTTCAAGATCCTTATGGTATTTGTTTGGAATTCAGAAACATAGACGTTGGCCCCTATAAACATCTCCATTCGATTGATATTGGTTCAGTTGATCTCAACAGAACAACAAGCACATTAATTCTGATGCACAGATTAAA GTTCCTACTTGGAAAGCTTGCCACTGTGAATCTGGAGGGTCTAAACCATCAGCAGAAGCTTGCATTTTGgatcaacacttataattcctGCATGATGAAG GCATTTTTAGAGCATGGGATACCCGAGACTCCTGAAATGGTTGTAGGTCTAATGCAAAAG GCAACAATAGGTGTCGGGGGACACTCGCTAAATGCAATTACAATCGAGCATTTCATTTTAAGACTGCCCTATCACTTAAAATTT ACATGTCCAAAAGCTGCGAAAAATGATGAGATGAAAGCTCGCAGCGTTTTCGGATTGGAGTGGTCCGAACCCTTGGTTACGTTTGCACTTTCGTGTGGAAGCTGGTCCTCCCCCACT GTGAGAGTGTACTCAGCAGCCCATGTAGAAGAAGAGTTGGAAGCAGCAAAAAGGGAATACATACAGGCAGCAGTTGGCATTTCAAAGATAAACAAACTGATCATCCCCAAACTTTTGGATTGGTATTTACTCGATTTCGCAAAGGATTTGGAGTCATTGGTTGATTGGGTTTGCATGCAGCTACCAAATGAACTGAGAAATGAGGTAGTTCAATGCCTTGAAGGGAGGGGAAGGGAGGAGCCCTTTTCACAGATGGTGCAAATAATGCCATACAATTTCAGCTTCAGGCTGCTCTTACAGCGATGA
- the LOC137717935 gene encoding uncharacterized protein, with protein sequence MESKTLTVTAQGPQLAVVNLRGLSHATEAFRLLMVLACTLFYLTTFGQCSGNGEIISEYDSCGSYGDNLNVDFVDNFLGDTSLGCGVPRTHFNLDKICTSSRLFCFPSTLPGFLEHKLKVADFGVSGDQSDDISSIGSTEDSKVANNKSRSSDNGVFKLLNGGIVSCSLNSKEATNELSSIQADSSNQNDLSSCSGPLLYQKSTNFRVNKNTEMTKFSSFTGSPSPHVEISPAVLDWGQKHMNFPSLAFLTLANTCNDTILHVYEPFSTDMQFYPCNFSDIKLGPGETASICFVFLPRWLGLSSARLILQTSSGGFLVQAKGFAIESPYGIHPLLDMDVSSRGRWSKNLSLFNSFDQIFNVREVTAWISVSLEHTSHHAEAICSTEKLQGSDELGLLSVKERLVVSTGQVGSPLLAMRPLMNWEIGPHSTETIIEIDFSTESKGRIYGAICMQLLRPSEYKSDTFMLPFEAEVDGTAMNDDLEVPISASLEVLVPYSVNETAVAISLKNSAPYLLRLLEITEVADGRTLQIKYTEGLLLFPGSDTYVAVVACTEPLVKLDGQCKLLIQTNDSSSSQIEIPCQDFIHICTRHWNDSTIEHQSERSELGDMQTEFSESGMQLPLPIMAMETAEADELVLRKWKSQDTRNGMSVLIDHEVFFPMLQVGSHNSKWITVKNPSQAPVVMQLILNSGEIIDRCKSADGLTQPSSSVSVVCNESTSPSRYGFSIAENAQTEAYVQPNGRASLGPVLFHPSNRCEWRSSALIRNNLSGVEWLSLRGSGGSLSLLLLEESEPVQSVEFNLSLQIPLDFSPPDMFRMEDFTHSCLQPLSRQLYAKNTGDLPLEIRRITVSGKECGMDGFMVQTCKGFALEPGESAKLLISYQTDFSAALVQRDLELAVNSGILVIPMKASIPLHMINICKKSVVWMRVKKYSSAVFLVVSLMFLVFWYILPQLPGFCSDDCLCTSRKSSFVTSKSSSGKSSHAHNYRDGRFSVSGEINGLLRSVREDKTSMQASSVGRYPDDQAGASEREKFAQHADQMLQGHEQTNYLSDMTKNKATAFSLTSKSVSVENPDELEASQPGNLTVKTGQEKGRRRKKRKGAGAKFTGLLEVSSSQSGNSTPSSPLSPVTSVIPKQMWPLSPDVGQAVEARNPFTQVAQQHFRKSHVFKSASKANLSQPEVSTKYCNNHPTFASQVQPPAPRKPAARTVLLPSATFPGSSRPAPNLVCSTSSLASTSRISPHVRAPGSKLCDQKSAEEEKARLGDEYTYDIWGDHFPRLKLTGRSKDVSSMTSSTTESDSNSFFVKGPQTLMAKSPPRSVSFFHQDG encoded by the exons ATGGAGTCCAAAACCCTAACAGTCACGGCTCAAGGCCCCCAGCTCGCCGTCGTCAACCTCCG GGGATTGTCGCATGCAACCGAAGCATTCCGTTTACTTATGGTTTTAGCATGCACCCTCTTTTACCTCACTACATTTGGGCAATGCTCTGGGAATGGTGAGATAATATCGGAATATGATTCTTGTGGATCATATGGAGATAATTTGAATGTGGATTTTGTGGATAATTTTCTTGGTGACACCAGTTTGGGCTGTGGAGTTCCAAGAACCCACTTCAATCTTGATAAGATTTGTACTAGCTCCCGTTTGTTCTGCTTTCCGTCAACATTACCTGGTTTCTTGGAGCATAAACTCAAAGTGGCTGATTTTGGAGTTTCAGGGGATCAGTCTGATGATATATCATCTATAGGATCAACTGAAGATAGCAAGGTGGCAAATAACAAAAGTAGGTCATCAGACAATGGCGTGTTTAAGTTACTTAATGGAGGGATTGTTTCTTGTTCTTTGAACTCCAAGGAGGCTACTAATGAGTTGTCATCCATTCAAGCTGATAGCTCTAATCAAAACGATCTTTCTTCTTGTAGCGGACCTTTACTTTATCAGAAGAGCACAAATTTTAGGGTAAACAAGAACACTGAGATGACCAAATTTAGTTCTTTCACTGGTTCCCCCTCACCCCATGTAGAAATTAGCCCTGCAGTATTGGATTGGGGACAAAAGCATATGAATTTTCCATCGTTAGCTTTCTTAACTTTGGCAAATACATGTAATGACACCATTTTACATGTTTATGAGCCATTCAGTACTGACATGCAGTTCTATCCATGCAACTTTAGCGATATTAAGTTAGGACCTGGTGAAACAgcttcaatttgttttgtatttttaccTAGATGGTTGGGCTTGTCCTCTGCTCGTCTAATTTTGCAGACAAGCTCAGGTGGTTTCTTGGTTCAGGCGAAAGGTTTTGCCATAGAGTCTCCTTATGGGATTCATCCTTTATTGGACATGGATGTTTCTTCCAGGGGAAGGTGGAGTAAGAATTTGTCGTTGTTTAACTcctttgatcaaattttcaacgTGAGGGAAGTTACAGCATGGATATCAGTGTCTCTGGAGCATACTTCCCATCATGCAGAGGCAATATGTAGTACTGAGAAACTTCAAGGTTCTGATGAACTTGGGTTGCTGAGTGTTAAAGAACGTCTGGTTGTGAGTACTGGACAAGTTGGTTCGCCTCTTCTGGCCATGAGGCCCCTTATGAACTGGGAGATTGGTCCACACAGCACTGAAACTATCATAGAAATAGACTTCTCAACTGAATCGAAAGGAAGAATTTATGGTGCAATTTGTATGCAGTTGCTAAGGCCTTCTGAGTACAAGTCTGATACTTTTATGCTTCCTTTTGAGGCTGAAGTGGATGGAACAGCAATGAATGATGATCTTGAAGTACCTATCTCGGCATCTCTTGAGGTTTTGGTCCCCTATTCCGTCAATGAGACTGCTGTTGCTATATCTCTGAAGAATTCTGCTCCTTACCTGTTGAGACTTCTTGAGATTACTGAAGTTGCGGATGGTAGAACCTTGCAGATTAAGTACACTGAAGGCTTACTACTTTTCCCTGGCAGCGACACATATGTTGCTGTTGTTGCTTGTACTGAGCCACTTGTCAAATTAGATGGACAATGTAAGTTACTTATACAGACAAATGACTCAAGTAGCTCTCAGATTGAAATTCCTTGCCAGGATTTTATTCATATTTGTACAAGACATTGGAATGATTCCACCATTGAACATCAGTCTGAAAGGAGTGAATTGGGTGATATGCAGACAGAGTTCTCTGAAAGTGGCATGCAGTTGCCATTACCGATCATG GCAATGGAGACAGCAGAGGCAGATGAGTTGGTGCTACGAAAATGGAAATCTCAAGATACCAGAAATGGCATGTCTGTGCTCATTGATCATGAGGTATTCTTCCCAATGCTTCAGGTAGGAAGTCATAACTCTAAATGGATCACTGTAAAGAATCCTAGCCAAGCGCCAGTAGTGATGCAGCTTATACTGAACTCAGGGGAGATTATTGACCGATGTAAGAGTGCGGATGGTCTTACACAGCCTTCTTCATCGGTTAGTGTGGTTTGTAACGAATCCACTTCTCCAAGTAGGTATGGGTTCTCAATAGCAGAAAATGCACAAACAGAGGCTTATGTTCAACCCAATGGTAGAGCATCTCTTGGACCAGTATTGTTTCACCCTTCAAATCGATGTGAGTGGAGAAGTTCGGCCCTGATAAGAAACAATCTATCTGGTGTGGAGTGGTTATCTCTGAGGGGATCTGGAGGGTCGCTATCCTTGCTTCTTCTTGAAGAGTCTGAGCCTGTTCAGAGTGTAGAATTCAACCTCAGCTTACAAATTCCTCTTGACTTTTCTCCTCCAGACATGTTTCGCATGGAAGACTTCACTCATTCTTGTTTACAGCCATTATCAAGGCAGCTCTATGCTAAGAATACAGGAGACTTGCCTCTGGAGATTAGAAGAATCACGGTTTCTGGAAAAGAGTGTGGGATGGATGGGTTTATGGTACAAACTTGCAAAGGTTTTGCTCTTGAACCTGGAGAATCAGCAAAACTTCTGATATCGTACCAGACTGATTTTTCTGCAGCCTTGGTACAACGGGATCTTGAGCTGGCCGTGAATTCTGGTATTCTGGTGATACCCATGAAGGCAAGCATTCCCTTGCATATGATCAATATATGCAAGAAATCAGTGGTCTGGATGCGCGTTAAAAAATACTCTTCAGCAGTATTTCTTGTTGTCTCCTTGATGTTTCTAGTATTTTGGTATATATTGCCCCAGCTGCCTGGCTTTTGCTCTGATGATTGTTTGTGCACGAGCAGAAAAAGTTCCTTCGTTACTTCTAAAAGTAGTTCAGGAAAATCATCTCATGCGCATAATTATAGAGATGGTAGATTTTCTGTGTCTGGTGAGATAAATGGTTTGCTAAGATCAGTTCGGGAAGATAAAACCTCAATGCAGGCATCATCTGTTGGTAGATATCCCGATGACCAGGCTGGGGCCTCAGAGCGGGAAAAATTTGCTCAACATGCAGATCAAATGCTACAGGGTCATGAACAAACTAATTATTTGTCAGATATGACAAAGAACAAAGCCACGGCTTTCTCATTGACTTCTAAATCTGTGTCAGTTGAGAATCCCGATGAACTAGAAGCATCCCAACCTGGTAACCTCACAGTCAAAACTGGACAGGAAAAGGGTAGAAGGCGTAAGAAGAGAAAGGGTGCCGGTGCTAAATTCACAGGACTTCTTGAAGTTTCAAGTAGTCAAAGTGGAAATTCTACACCTTCATCACCCTTGTCTCCAGTCACATCTGTAATACCAAAACAGATGTGGCCGCTATCTCCTGATGTGGGCCAAGCTGTTGAGGCCAGAAATCCATTTACTCAAGTGGCTCAACAACACTTCCGGAAGAGTCATGTTTTTAAATCTGCTTCTAAGGCAAACTTATCACAGCCGGAGGTTTCTACAAAATATTGCAATAACCACCCAACTTTTGCTTCTCAAGTGCAGCCACCAGCACCAAGAAAACCTGCGGCCAGAACTGTTCTGTTGCCTTCTGCCACCTTTCCTGGTTCCAGTAGGCCTGCACCTAATTTGGTATGCTCAACCTCTTCTCTGGCCTCAACATCACGTATTTCTCCGCATGTTAGAGCCCCTGGGTCCAAACTCTGTGATCAGAAAAGTGCTGAAGAAGAAAAGGCTCGGCTTGGGGATGAATATACATATGATATCTGGGGTGATCATTTTCCGAGGCTAAAGTTGACGGGTAGGTCAAAGGATGTCAGTTCTATGACCTCCAGCACTACAGAAAGCGACTCCAACAGCTTCTTTGTAAAGGGTCCACAAACCCTCATGGCAAAGTCTCCACCGAGATCTGTAAGTTTTTTCCATCAAGATGGTTaa